The Nitrospirota bacterium nucleotide sequence CATCGGCGTAGAAGGGGATTCAGCCAAGGGAGTCTTTCACGCGAAAGACGTGGTCTACCATTTCAATCGCCTGCCCGGTTTCGGCGATCGCCCCTTTGAGATGGGCAAGCACGTGGCCATCATCGGGGCCGGCGATGTGATGGTTGATATTTCCCATTGGCTGGTTCGCTACAAGAAAATCGAACGGGTCACCGCGGTTGTGCGGCGCGGGCCGGCCGAGAGAAAGTACAATCCAAAGGAAATTCGTGCGGTCTGCGCCAACATGGATGTGGCAGGCATTACCACTGAAGTGGCGCGTATTAAGGATCGCCTTGCCGCGGTCGGACAGAATGCCGACGAGGTCTTGAAGGGACTGACGGACGAATTTATTAAATGTGAGCCGGCAGTCAGCAACACGAAAATGGGGTTCAAGTTTCTCGCTTCCCCCAAGCGCATCCTGGTCGACAGCAACAATCGCGTGCGCGGGTTGGAGATGGAGGAGAACAAGCTGGAGCCCAAGGGAAACGACACGGCCGCCGTCGGGCTGAAACAGTACTATGAATTCCCCTGCGACTCTGTGGTTTTTGCCGTCGGTGATAAAGTCGATGAAACCGTAGGACTCCCGTACAAGAGTGGCATGTTTGTCACGAATCCCACTAAGACCGGGAACGATCCGGATGATTCGCTCTTCCAAGCCTATGACGACACGACAGGCAAAATTCTTGACGGAGTGTTTCTCGCAGGCTGGGCTCGCAAAGCGAGCGAAGGATTAGTGGGTGTCGCCAAGCGGGACGGGGATTGGTGCGCAGAGGTCGTAAGCCGGTATCTGGCAACCAAGCAGCCTGGCAACCCCTCAAAGACCGTTCTCGATAATTTGAAGACGACCCTCAAAAATCGAAAGAGCCATCCGGTGGACGTGAAGCGTCTACGAGCCCTGGAAGCGGCGGAGAAGGCACATAAGAGTGAGGTCGATTGTATCGGAGAGTTTAAGTACGCCAGCAACCAGGAGATGATTGGGTTGATCGAGTCTACCTATCCCCCCATTTGAGCTTTTCTCTGAGTACGTCGTAGTAGTTGCTCTCCGGGAACCGGATCAATTTGGTCCGATGCTCCGAAGTCTGGATCACAACCGTATCTCCCTGCGTTATCGCTACTCCCACCTGTCCGTCGAGGGTCGCCATCGAGCCGTCATCTTTACTGGTCAGTGTAACCTCGATCTCGGCGTTGCTAGGCACGATCAATGGCCGA carries:
- a CDS encoding FAD-dependent oxidoreductase; translation: MSNTNSHVILLVGAGPAGMAVASTLAKAGHEIIILNRDIKFGGLAEYGIFPAKLKLRGGLKKQYWELLNKPNVHYFGNVSIGNGKDLTVDEVRNLGASAVVFSIGAQGTKAIGVEGDSAKGVFHAKDVVYHFNRLPGFGDRPFEMGKHVAIIGAGDVMVDISHWLVRYKKIERVTAVVRRGPAERKYNPKEIRAVCANMDVAGITTEVARIKDRLAAVGQNADEVLKGLTDEFIKCEPAVSNTKMGFKFLASPKRILVDSNNRVRGLEMEENKLEPKGNDTAAVGLKQYYEFPCDSVVFAVGDKVDETVGLPYKSGMFVTNPTKTGNDPDDSLFQAYDDTTGKILDGVFLAGWARKASEGLVGVAKRDGDWCAEVVSRYLATKQPGNPSKTVLDNLKTTLKNRKSHPVDVKRLRALEAAEKAHKSEVDCIGEFKYASNQEMIGLIESTYPPI